The genomic segment TAGGTGGTGCCGGCGAGCAGGGCGCGGATGCCGATGCCGTAGAGGGTGCCCGAGGCGTCCGTGCGCACCCAGCCGTACTTGACCAGGGTGCGCAGCAGGGCGTAACAACTGCTGCGGGGCATGTCGAGCGCTTCGCTGATCTCACGCAGCCGCGCCGGGCGGTTCCGCCGGGCGGCCAGCAGCTCCAGCAACTCCAGGGTGCGGGCCGCCGACTTCACTTCGCGGACACCGCCACCGGGGAGCTCGGGCGGTGCGGTCATCGATGCCCTCCTGCCTGCGATCGGGAGGCACCACGTTACCGGTCGCGTGCCGCCCCCAGCGCGGTGGCGACGCGGATAGGCTGCCTGGTCATGAAGGCGGCGCTGGTGATCGTCGATGTGCAGGACACGCTGCTCCCGCTCGTCCGGCGCGGGGAGGAACTGGCGGACCGGATCGCCGCGCTGGCCCGGGAACTCCGGCCGGGCGGCACGCCGGTGGTGGCGTTGCAGCAGGTCTTCGACCCCGAGTCGCCGGTCAGCACGCGCCTCGGTCTTGAGCCGTCCGACGTGGTGATCCGCAAGACGGCGACCGACGCCTTCTACGACACCGAACTCGCCGCGCTGCTCACCGGCTGGGGCGTGGACACCATCGTGCTGACCGGGCTCGCCACCGACTACTGCGTCGACGCGACCGCGCGGTCCGCGCTGAGCCACGGCCTGGACGTGGTTCTGGTCAGCGACGGGCACGCCCCGGCCGCCGACGGTGATCCCGAAGCGGGCCTGACCGCCGAGCAGGTCGTCGACCGGCACAACCGGATCCTGAGCACCGCCGTCCACCCCGGCGGCACGCTGCGCCTGTGCCCGGCGGCGGAGCTTCCGGCGCTGGTCCTCCGCTAGGGTTCGTGCGGTGGAACCTGGTGAGGTGATCGCGGGTCGCTACCGGCTGGTGTCGCTGCTCGGCCGGGGCGCGATGGGCGTGGTGTGGCTGGCGCACGACGACCGCCTCGATCGCCGCGTGGCGGTGAAGCAGCTGCTGGTCGACACCGGGAACGCCGAGGACGCCGTCGCGCGGGCGATGCGTGAGGGCCGCAACGCCGGTCGCCTGCGGCACCCGAACGCGATCGCCGTGCACGACGTGGCCGAGCACGAGGGGCGCCCGTGCCTGGTGATGGAGTACCTGCCGTCGAAGAGCTTCGGCGCGCTGCCGGGCCTGGGACCACGCGAAGTGGCGAAGATCGGCGCGCAGCTGGCTTCCGCGCTGGAGGCCGCGCACGAGGCGGGCATCGTGCACCGCGACATCAAGCCCGACAACGTCCTGATCGCCGAGGACGGCACCGCGAAGATCACCGACTTCGGCATCTCCCGCGCGGCGGGCGACGCCTCGGTGACCGCGACCGGGGTGCTGGCGGGCACACCCGCCTACCTGGCCCCCGAGGTCGCGCGCGGCGGTGAAGCAGACAGCCGGTCGGACGTGTTCTCCCTCGGCGCCACGCTCTACGCGGTGCTCGAAGGCGGGCCGCCGTTCGGTGTCGACGACAACGCGATCGCGATGCTGCACAAGGTCGCCGGCGACACGATCACCCCGCCGCGCCGGGCGGGTGAGCTGACCGGCGCGCTGCAGTGGCTGCTGCACCGCGACCCGGGCGCGCGCCCGGACATGCGGGCCGCGCGGGAGATGCTGGCCGCCGCTGCCGAAGGCCGCCCGGTGGCACCGCCGTCACCGCAGACGCTCCTGTTGCCCGCACGGCGCGGGTTTTCCCGCCGGACGGCGGTCACCGGTGTGGCGGCCGCGGCGCTGGTCACGGCCGGTGTGGTGGCCGGCGTGCTGATCAACGGCCCGGGCCCGGCCGGCACACCGGTGGATGCCGCCCCCGCGTCCTCGCCTGCTTCGTCCGCGCCGCCCGCGCCGACGTGCACGGCCCAGTTCACCGTGGCGGGCAGCTGGCCGGGTGGTTACCAGGCCGGGGTGAGCGTGCGCAACGACGGCTCCGACCGGCTGACCGGCTGGGAGGTGAGCTGGGAATTGCCTGGCGGGCACCGGATCGCGCACCTCTGGAACGGCAAGTTCACCCAGGACGGCGAGGCGGTGACCGTCACGAACGCCGACTACAACGTCTCGATCGACGCCGGTGGTTCCGTCGAGCTCGGGATGACGGTGATCGCTTCGGAGGACGACACCAGGCCCGCGCCCGGGCTCCGGTGCCGGGAGTTGTGATCAGGCGAACCGGCCGTCCTCGCGGTGGATCCAGTACCGGCGCAGCATCCGCAGGACCACGGACACCTGGAGTGCGCTGATCCCGGGCAGCGGCGCCAGGTCCCGGGTGAGGAAGTCGGCCATCTCGTCCTCGTTCCGGAAGACGCCCTGGTGGATCACCGAGGTGGTGCCCGCGACGATCGAGACGTACCGCGCGGAGGGGTGGCGGGCCAGTTCCTCCGCGACCGCCTGGATGGCGCC from the Amycolatopsis magusensis genome contains:
- a CDS encoding isochorismatase family cysteine hydrolase codes for the protein MKAALVIVDVQDTLLPLVRRGEELADRIAALARELRPGGTPVVALQQVFDPESPVSTRLGLEPSDVVIRKTATDAFYDTELAALLTGWGVDTIVLTGLATDYCVDATARSALSHGLDVVLVSDGHAPAADGDPEAGLTAEQVVDRHNRILSTAVHPGGTLRLCPAAELPALVLR
- a CDS encoding serine/threonine-protein kinase, with protein sequence MEPGEVIAGRYRLVSLLGRGAMGVVWLAHDDRLDRRVAVKQLLVDTGNAEDAVARAMREGRNAGRLRHPNAIAVHDVAEHEGRPCLVMEYLPSKSFGALPGLGPREVAKIGAQLASALEAAHEAGIVHRDIKPDNVLIAEDGTAKITDFGISRAAGDASVTATGVLAGTPAYLAPEVARGGEADSRSDVFSLGATLYAVLEGGPPFGVDDNAIAMLHKVAGDTITPPRRAGELTGALQWLLHRDPGARPDMRAAREMLAAAAEGRPVAPPSPQTLLLPARRGFSRRTAVTGVAAAALVTAGVVAGVLINGPGPAGTPVDAAPASSPASSAPPAPTCTAQFTVAGSWPGGYQAGVSVRNDGSDRLTGWEVSWELPGGHRIAHLWNGKFTQDGEAVTVTNADYNVSIDAGGSVELGMTVIASEDDTRPAPGLRCREL